The genomic window CAACCCAAACTACTGGAGTGTTCTCATtcattttgttataaatgccTTCAACAACTCAGACAGAATAGTCCAAGTACTATAAGGCTTTCATGTCCAGTGTGTAGACAGGAAActctgttaaaacaaaatggcattgaCGGTCTGAAAGCAGACTTTAAAACCCTTTCCTTGATAGAAGCTTTTGAAAAACAGGAAACTCAACTAAAACAACTTCCTGGAAAAGAACTTGTAACCAAATGTAGCAAGCATACTGACAAAGATCTTATTATGTTTTGTAACAATTGCAAAAAGTTGGTATGCACAACTTGCATTTCAAAAGACCATCAAACCCATTCTCTGATTGAAATTAATGAAGCTTCAGACAAATGCAAACAAAGCGCCACAAAACTTGCAGCAAAATTAAGACAGAGTATCAAAACCTACAACATTGCTATTCAAGAAATAGATATGTCTCGTAAGACATTAGACTCTATGTTTGCTGCCACCAAAGAGAAAATCTCCAAGAAGGCTGATGAGGAGATTGCAAAGGTGGCTGCCAGGATCAGAGAGGAGAAGCAGAAACTGATGCAAGAGGCAGAACAGATTTATAAAGACAGAGTCAagacaatggaaactgcacgCGCTAAAAACAGCAAAGAGATAAACAAAGCAGAGCACAAGCAGGATGAGGTAAATCAACTCATGGTTCAACAGAACAAGATTGTTCATCACATAGAACAACTCTTACAAGACCTCAAAGAATACAGAGAGAAGGAACTAACAAAAGTACCAGATGGGTTGACTTATATGGACTTTAAAGAAGGACAGAAATCACTAGGGAGACTGGTACTGAAAGATGAACAACAAGTAGATTCAGCTACTTCTGCTCAGGCTAGAAAGCCAACATTTCCATTCATGAAACACTTCAAAAAAGATAAATGGACATTAAAAACAGGAATGAGTAAATACAAGAACATGAAACAAAAGATGGTGAAGATTAATGCATGGGATGTTGCTGCATACTCTAATAGAGATATTGTGGCACTTCTGAATACCAGCTTGATTACAATACCAGCAGAGAGCAATCCTCAATCCTCTGTCATTCCACAAGAGCTTACAATCCAAGGTCTTACCAGACCAATCAGTGTGGCTGTGAATAAGAATGATGAGCTCATTGTTCTAGATAAAGAAACAGTCAAGATCTTCAACAGGAATTACCAGCTCCTCCATCGGTTCGATCCAGGCAATAAACCATCATGTATTGCAGTGGATGACAACAATCTGATAGCAGTGGGTTATGATGACAAGGCAGAGATCTCTCTACACAAACCAGATGGATCCCTTATCAGAAGACTGCCTGCTCCAGGGATTGGTAAATACTTGACTACCTACAAACAGCGACTCATCTACACATACCGGAATCACAATAAGTTAGTATCAGTAACCTACAATGGTGGAATGGTATTCTCAGTAGATATCAATCAGTCTTGGTGGCCTCATGGTGTGTGTTGTGACAAGGAGGGTAGCATCTATGTTGCTGTACAGAAAGGACCATTCTCATCAGATGATGATATCCATCATTACAGTCCTGATGGCAAGTACATTGGATGTATCATCCAGGATTGTGCTGCTCTCAGAGGTCTCACATTCACACCTGCTGGTGATCTGGTTGTGGCTACAGACAATTCAGTTCAAATCTATCAGCATGAGTAAAGACATCAACAAACATTATGCTTGACCAGAATAACGTTCAAGCTGAAATAATCATTTAACAACATAAAAATGTggatgtttttcaaaaacatctTCAATTTTATATTCTCATAAATTTCAGAAAGAGTGATAACATTTTTGACatacaattataattgtttttaaggggaaacaaaacatttcattgaaCCATTTCAACCAACCTGAGCAGATTGCAGAAGCAAATTCAGTCAACtcacaaaaaaatgaacattttgGTAGGAATACAATCTTTACTTAGTATGTAATTGATTATTGATCTCTAGAATATCAATCCTTTTAATGTTGTTATGTCATTTCAGTGACTTACCTCCTCCCCTTCTACCATCAGGCAACATTCACATCAGAATTGAAATAATTCACTGAAAATAACAAACTCTTGCTCTGATTGGTCTATTGTTTGCATGATctatatcctctgcttaccagttttcacgctatcatgcccttttctttgaattgggaaatataataatgatgccatatatcaaccgatgccctaattatcttcatttgttaatacggcgtatgcaaacatgtattaaaacttgatggagattgaaatgttcacaccacacaccgatcttggatgacttcaactggccccatttgttttgagtttttcctgttttcacggcaaacgagaaagtatggtttcccggtgaagccatataTGGAAGAACATCTGCattgactacaagtgttctttgagactctgtgtatgactgtttagccagcagttgccttcattttattcaaaatattttttattaaattttttaaattaccatggaaacttgcaaaaaataaaaaaaataaaaaaatatataaaaagtgtgaataattactggcttcaaaatctgatttatattggtttttttttctattttttttcttaatatttataataaagcgtataaataaacagtgataattgaatcaacaagctgatgtttaaattttaatataaataatagtattgatacgagggttacaaaataaaaatctccaaaaatattagaaaatgatataaggcacatatggcttctttaagcctcggtattttttttcaagaatgctcagcaaaacattcagtcacatgattttgatcatcatgaattgtgaattgaaatagcgtttgatgaaactttttcggtgggcaaatatttttatatggcctcaacattatgacatatttttgtaccttgtagaaatgcctaaaataccaaactttttgcatttacaagtgcaaatgaccagtggagcctaacgtgtttctaagttttggtcaaagaagaggagactctttgcttggcaaataaaaccacacaatttttatctagggactgtttacatcgcgcacagagagataacagatttgccacgattttagggacacctcgaaaataggacctcctacgatacacaGAGTTGTACATTACACATTCATTGTAAATAACCATGTTGAACTGCAGAAAGGTGCAGATCTGTGTACAAAATGAGGTATCACTCTGTAACCATGAGTCAGTTGCAAACAATGTAATTGAGTGACCTAAATTACGTAgttataattattaaacaaaagcAATGTATGTATTAACAAAATATACATAGTTGGTTTTATTTGGTCTCAAATTATGTAAAATACATATTGAGAgaacatgtatttgttttctatttttatttcacTCCATCACCATGAACCAGCAATTTTACTTCTGGTTTATGGTAATGGAGTGACATTTATACAATTACGTAATTGTTTAATAAAAGAGAGAGTTTGCAAGCAATGTGTACAGATACAGATATGATAAACAATATTCTTCCCAGTTAGATTTGTAAAAGATTTTGTTCGCAATCATAGATTCATGTATCAGGTCTTGGCCAAAGTATGgttcaaaaactattttgtgtttGCTCTGTTTACATTGGAGAATTTAAGTGAGTAGTCTTTTTTATTTAACTGATCATTTTCAGACCCACATATAAAACTCTTGTAAAGAAAGTTTCCAGCAAGCGAGTCAAGAATAAAGATGCCTCTTTGTTATGCTGCATATCAACAATAATTTGCTTATGAATACAAGCAATACCAGGGAAAATGTTTTAATCCAGGACAAAATTACAACTAAATCAGCAAAACAGTATCCATTCTGGACATACATACATGTGTATGAGCTCCAGTATCTGTTGTCAACATGCATGAAAAACACAGAAGCAACATTTACGCATCACATGAACACGCAAAGTGTTGACATATCAGTATCTGAAGCATTGCTAAACAACTCaaatgtaatttgtttaaagggaaggtgcacgtttggcaaatgtcaaagaccagtcttcacacttggtgtatcccatcataaccacaaaataacaagcctgtgagaatttgggctcaattggtcatcgaagttgcgagaaaacgatcaaagaaaaaacacccttgttggacgactttgtgtgttttcagataagaataaaagacttttgtcattttagagagaaattacctttttctcaaaacctatattacttcagatggagtcgtttcccacactgttttatactatcaacagctctccaatgctcgttaccaagtcagtttttaagttaatgtttgtctttagtaattaccaaacgtgtaccttccctttaaaaaagaaaaaaaagtcagaTTTGTAAAGCAGAAccatataaattttgttttaaatgttgtaGAGTTTAGTTTCTTTTAAATaccactggacatgtttggttattactaaaatgcacactttctTAACAAGCAccggggagatgttgatagcgAAAACATTGTAAGACGATTCCCTCAGAAGAAACATATTTTTGAAAAGAAAGTTATGACTCACTAAAatttttgaatctgagaaagagtTCAGGAAtgaagcctttttcaggcatctgaaagcatgcatttgtgcaacatgtgtgttttttcattgcaacttcaatgaccaattgagtccatatTTCTGagatttattatttcatgcacaCGGTGGAATACACAAGTGGGAATCATGGTCTTTGATTTTAGCAAACGTTtccagttcctttaagtcttacatgtacaaatgtacatgtagtctttgTGATTATTTTATTGCAGTTTTTATTACTGTGGATTTTTAAGGTTCtattttactttaattttagTATGTAAAGTAAGGTTTTcttaagtcttttttttttctcgtcgTTTCTATTCAGTACAATAAATGGTTTATGGTAATGGAGTGACATTATACTTTTGCAAGtaattactgttttttttttagttattaaCAATTGTTAAGATTAAATTAAATAGTTCATATTGAGTTTAACTTATGAAGTGTAATTtagttaactctttcagtgctcGCTTTTGGACGTTTTTGGACATCCAGTGCCCCCCTcctcccccaaaaaaataaataaataaaatattagttCACCTCAATTTGCTCGCTTACATAAACGTATCTCAAAATGCAGAAACAAATCCAGCATTTCAAAGAGTAGAGCAATTTACCACCATTcactgtactacatgtatgtacagtaccTGATAACAGACCTAGATGtacttcaaactgtttttgtatttaaagtcCAAGTTCATTATCAGCAGCCATACTCCAATAAACTGATAATCTGGCCATTGATCATTATAAATGGTTGTTTGTCTGATCTTTGACTATAACAGCAAGTAGCTCTAGTGCACAGTTTACATTGCCCTGTACTGACATGTACTtgttatctatactattaaaaacataacccgcgccatcttggattgaaaattagaaggtccagtggcatggcatccttgtggaatccaacacggttgtgtcgttacagacgtcgggttgcaagtctacaaaaccctgaaccgaactccctcttaccagttgtctgattggctggagtcatGAGCGATATCTCCTaacatgtgtggttgtctggttttgatatgggccacctgttggtcgaagggggaagccgtaggctgcacacagagtcacctctgtggttgtctagttttgatatgggccacctgttggtctaaggggggagctgtaggctgcacacagagccacctctttaggtttgaagtgggtggcaacctcagactcccattaacattccagagtgagtcattgatgtttcgcagaggggtaaatggcattgtgtatataccattttgtacaggggggGTTTAGTTTCGCgtgttattaaaataaaaaatgttaaggctttatgaaaaacaaaaatacatgcatctgttacaGGATGTGTTTATTATAAgtaagtcactcatgtaggcctacccaactttccagcattttttaaacgcatcaaaaAGAAACACACgcaaaagttgcaaaaaaatttTCAATAAGAAAGTaaatacattactgattcttttcatataggttttgccagttcTTCAAAAGAGTACACGAAATTACCATTTAAGAATATAATAGTATGCTTTCAAAATTCAGattttgtgaaacatcaacggctgttttgaagcagtaaacgaacattccattggtcaaagttctgaagcaacaaaattgttagaacttaaagcagtttggtcaggactcaggatgtgCATTTGCCAAATCTGTTTTACGGTATTAAGCAAACGGCCGTCAGGTTGAGCCCTCTTTTGCGGCTGAATCGGGTACTACCGGTATACatttttttacgaatttctccatacaaaattaaccaaactggacatacaaaccctcaaaataacaaggcaaatgttttctaaaagtgaaATAAGTGAGAGGACgtaggagtagttattaaagaccaataCAATTACCTTTTCtgttattttagtttgtatagggttccagagatatgataacatataaaattggatgttttatcaggggacttcgtcacgcAGGGCGCGCGCCACTAAACCTTCCtaggattaaaaaacacaaagcaaCTGTATTTTTCTCTTaagatggttgaggcatttccttaaccatcctacgaataaaaacattcaacgtgtatttttttattcctttgatggttaaggaaatgcctcaaccatcctagAAGGAAAGATACAATTGCCATGTGTTTTTTAATCATAGGATGTTttaggaaatgcctcaaccatcataGGAAGAAAAACAGATGTTAACATGTATTTTATACTCCTAGGATAACTAAGGAATTGCCTCAACCAAcctagaaggaaaaaacaccttctatgtatttgttttttctcctTATAACAATTATCCCATAGGGTCAGCGTCTCTAACAGCCTCTCCTAACCAAACTCCTACTGCCTGGCTTCATGTGCCGATCCCTGTTGCGAACCGAAGGCAGAGGTGTGAAGGCGAGTATCTGGCGCCATATCCAGAAGCTCCGGGCAGATGGGGCTCGACAGCCTTGGAAGGCAGCCTATCTATGAGAAGGACAACTCTGATTCTAAACCCGGGCAGATGGGCTCGTTAGCCATGGTAGGCAGCTCACATAGGAGAAGGAAAACTCTGATCTCAAACCAAACTTGCTCAGGCTATGAGCTGTTATTCAGCTCAACCAACTCAGGCAGCCTCAGCGGGGTAGAGGGATCCCTGGTATTTTCAGCTAGAGGCGGAAGAGCTGTTCCTCGAACAGCCAACGGCATCCTCAAACTCCACTAGACTTGGCGCATCAATTGAGTCAACTTAGCCATGAAAGAATAATGGAAGCAACTAACAGCACCAGGGTTAGAGCCCCTGCTACAACCACTTCCTTAAGTACATCCAATCCGAATGATCGGACTAATGACGCAGCTGTCTAAACCTATCTAGGAGGGCAGATGTTGATAACAGACTGGAAAGAGGAAGTACCAGAAAAGGTCTCATGAGATGTAAACATTACATCCAAGTCAGGACCTTTAACGCCAGAACTCTTAGACACCAACATAATACTGGAGAAATGATCGAAGCAGCAAATAAATATGGCATTAGCATTGTCTGCATTCAAGAACATCGATTTTCTCACAGTGATACATTAGAATACAACCAACTGTCGGAAGACTACACTATAATAACATCCTCTGCCACGAAAAACACTATCGGAGCTGCAGTAGGTGGAGTTGGATTTTTGATTAACTCTAGCTCCATGAAATGTTTAGCATCAATAAAGAGTCACAGCCCAAGGATCATATCTGCATCGTTTATTGGAAACCCAGCAACAACAATTATCAGCTGCTACAGTCCAACAAACTGTTCTGATGAAGGAGAGGTCATCAACTTCTACAATATCCTATCAGACACTCTTAGAGATATTCCTGGGCATAATGTGGTACTAATAGGTGGAGATTTCAATGCTCAGCTAGGTGGAGAAGATGTTCTACACTCCTTCCACCCATCAACAAACCGGAACGGCACATACCTACTGGACTTCGTAAACACTTTCAACCTTGTTGCGTCTAACACTCAATTCAAGAAACCAAGCAGGAAATTATGGACGTTCCAATACCCAAACTCAACTAAAGCTCAACTTGACTACATACTGGTAAGGCGGAAATGGCTGAACTCTGTCCAGAATGTTGAAGCTTACAGCACTTTTGGTACAGTTGGCTCTGATCATAGAGTAGTTACAGCTAAAGTTAAACTCAGTCTACGTGCTCCAAAAGCCAAGACAAGCATAGCACGCTCCTTGAACTTCAAAGCACTCAGTCAGGACAAGCAATTACAAGATTTGTACACAATCCGAGTATCCAACTACTTCGACCCACTGGTTCAAGAGGCTGATACCATGTCAAACCAAGAGCGGTATGACCTTCTCCAAACATCCTGTGCGAAGGCAGCAAAAGACGTCCTGCCAAAGAAACCAAAGAGAAATTTTAAGAACATTTCTCAATCGCCGAAAGTTCAGGCTGCAAGAAAAGAACTTAATACTGCAATCAAGGAGGGTAACAACATTCAGCAAGCTAAGCAGACTCTGAAAGAATTGTACATGTCAGAAGAAAAGGCTTTGCTTGTGATGCATGTTGAGCAAATCCATCAAGCCTCCTTCTCTAGCAGACACAG from Asterias amurensis chromosome 17, ASM3211899v1 includes these protein-coding regions:
- the LOC139949505 gene encoding uncharacterized protein; the protein is MFQQLLPIIMASNRTTEAVLAEISQDHLECPICSGRFKQPKLLECSHSFCYKCLQQLRQNSPSTIRLSCPVCRQETLLKQNGIDGLKADFKTLSLIEAFEKQETQLKQLPGKELVTKCSKHTDKDLIMFCNNCKKLVCTTCISKDHQTHSLIEINEASDKCKQSATKLAAKLRQSIKTYNIAIQEIDMSRKTLDSMFAATKEKISKKADEEIAKVAARIREEKQKLMQEAEQIYKDRVKTMETARAKNSKEINKAEHKQDEVNQLMVQQNKIVHHIEQLLQDLKEYREKELTKVPDGLTYMDFKEGQKSLGRLVLKDEQQVDSATSAQARKPTFPFMKHFKKDKWTLKTGMSKYKNMKQKMVKINAWDVAAYSNRDIVALLNTSLITIPAESNPQSSVIPQELTIQGLTRPISVAVNKNDELIVLDKETVKIFNRNYQLLHRFDPGNKPSCIAVDDNNLIAVGYDDKAEISLHKPDGSLIRRLPAPGIGKYLTTYKQRLIYTYRNHNKLVSVTYNGGMVFSVDINQSWWPHGVCCDKEGSIYVAVQKGPFSSDDDIHHYSPDGKYIGCIIQDCAALRGLTFTPAGDLVVATDNSVQIYQHE